The genomic stretch TGGCAACGTCTTTATGGTAGTTCGTCTCCTTGGGATAAAGATTACGTTGAAAGCATATTTCAAGAAGATATTGGATCTTGCCAAGAAAATGCACTATTAAGATTCAGCAACCATGATCAATCTGGAGAAGATAAGTGGTATGGAATGAATTTTAGACCTTATACGAGCACATGGATAAAAGATATAAGGGCAAATATCCCCCTACACGAACTTAAAAAACCAATCTTCCATGCAGTCCACAGAGCTATTACGATACAAAATCTTGCTGTTAGAATATTGCCTTCACAAGACATTTGCCTTCGTAGTATCATACCAGGATATGGATATCCCTTTGACCGCTTACAGGCTTCAGCAGTTTTCATAGGCACACCTATTTATAGAATAGCACAAACTAAGGATAAAATATGGTCGCTTATTATCATGCCGGATTTTATAGCTTGGGTTCCAAGCAGTGGGTTAGCTTATACAGATGATGCTTTTATCCAGAAATGGCAAGAAGCTGCACAAGATCAGCTTGCTGCGATTATACAAACTCAGACGCCTTTAGTAGATACAAAAGGAAGATGTATAACACAAGCTTATGTAGGATCTGTTTTTCCAGTATCTACACATAAACATGATACAGTAGGTAGACTGATCTTAAGTGTTCCTATTGCT from Cardinium endosymbiont of Culicoides punctatus encodes the following:
- a CDS encoding SH3 domain-containing protein → MQTPISFSSPFRHFPIEGYSQVTSHWIDPNQQGYDQPMMDAAIQKRYLEKLWQRLYGSSSPWDKDYVESIFQEDIGSCQENALLRFSNHDQSGEDKWYGMNFRPYTSTWIKDIRANIPLHELKKPIFHAVHRAITIQNLAVRILPSQDICLRSIIPGYGYPFDRLQASAVFIGTPIYRIAQTKDKIWSLIIMPDFIAWVPSSGLAYTDDAFIQKWQEAAQDQLAAIIQTQTPLVDTKGRCITQAYVGSVFPVSTHKHDTVGRLILSVPIANEEGKASSVDVAVSSTQATYIPMQTSRKNFARLIETLKERDFGWCGTTFYGGGTNI